The Lactuca sativa cultivar Salinas chromosome 2, Lsat_Salinas_v11, whole genome shotgun sequence genome includes a window with the following:
- the LOC111909381 gene encoding uncharacterized protein LOC111909381, which translates to MRELYWEEFQKKCCWDEAIDSRNNKNRNNGVADGVAKPTHNAGSASHLKIASDLKRKLGCDPPHSELFLYTHTKNHDGVSFINEKDGQIHLEAEGVEFEEDKLFYVVGGHVKKRRLYGLGSFAKAVPNRNVKTDVSYIP; encoded by the exons ATGCGCGAATTATATTGGGAGGAGTTTCAG AAAAAATGTTGTTGGGATGAAGCAATAGACTCGCGG AACAACAAAAATAGGAATAACGGTGTGGCTGATGGAGTAGCAAAACCTACACATAATGCTGGATCCGCAAGTCATTTGAAGATAGCttctgatttg AAGAGGAAATTAGGATGTGATCCACCACATAGTGAATTGTTCCTGTATACACACACAAAGAATCACGATGGAGTCAGTTTCATAAATGAAAAAGATGGACAAATTCAT TTGGAAGCTGAAGGTGTTGAATTTGAAGAGGACAAGCTATTTTATGTTGTTGGTGGTCATGTTAAAAAAagaagactttatggattaggctcTTTTGCAAAGGCGGTTCCCAATAGGAACGTTAAAACGGATGTATCTTACATTCCCTAA